One segment of Proteus appendicitidis DNA contains the following:
- a CDS encoding fimbrial protein, whose translation MIRVLLFAVIAITSNSAFAVSCVSGCNVSEYSTLSGQLSKSENRIGMTKDASEIILTNLARLKWNSGQAQTWATYLNGNIPSSNTSSGSWNYSKIDDYISVALSVVNNCRTLYVPYNVSTLDNVCGVRSYTDGEETAVATRKYQTRIRIDKAIISGTYVNNIFVGEFGFCQPQNCSTKQVVISKLYLNLSMTVPQSCTINSGQVVNIDFDNIPASGFKEAGKKAEGVSSISRNLSIKCDNMDASADLTMRLQADSVKGNAIVSNNKSVGFVVASSSGSELTPNNISSFIPFKLNGNSDANVTISVYPVSTDGNTPNEGSVTSSGFLRVDFP comes from the coding sequence ACCTTAAGTGGGCAATTATCAAAATCTGAAAATAGAATTGGTATGACCAAAGATGCCTCTGAAATTATTTTAACTAATTTAGCGAGGCTAAAATGGAATAGCGGACAAGCTCAAACATGGGCAACGTATTTAAATGGAAATATACCTTCGTCTAATACAAGTAGTGGAAGTTGGAACTACTCAAAAATAGATGACTATATTTCTGTTGCATTGAGTGTTGTAAATAATTGTAGAACACTATACGTGCCTTATAATGTTTCAACATTAGATAATGTTTGTGGTGTTCGAAGCTATACTGATGGCGAAGAAACCGCAGTCGCAACAAGGAAATATCAAACCAGAATAAGAATTGATAAAGCAATAATTAGTGGAACGTATGTAAATAATATTTTTGTTGGTGAGTTTGGTTTTTGTCAACCACAAAATTGTTCAACTAAACAAGTTGTTATTTCCAAATTATATTTAAACCTGTCAATGACCGTACCTCAATCTTGTACTATTAATTCTGGTCAAGTGGTTAATATTGATTTTGATAATATACCGGCTTCAGGTTTTAAAGAAGCAGGTAAAAAAGCGGAAGGTGTTAGTTCAATTTCTCGTAACTTAAGTATTAAATGTGACAATATGGATGCAAGCGCAGATTTAACTATGCGACTACAAGCTGATTCCGTTAAAGGCAATGCTATTGTCTCTAATAATAAAAGTGTTGGATTTGTTGTTGCGAGTTCGTCTGGATCAGAATTAACACCAAATAATATATCAAGTTTTATTCCATTTAAACTTAATGGAAACTCTGATGCTAATGTCACTATTAGTGTTTATCCTGTCAGTACTGATGGGAACACACCAAATGAAGGCTCTGTAACTTCAAGTGGTTTTTTGCGTGTTGATTTTCCCTAA
- a CDS encoding fimbrial protein — MNELSYFYKKIAQVMLLWISLFFIAFTFVIKNANAELANVNIIIKANIVANTCRVSPDSINKFVDLGKWATKDFKQNNMTDPIKFTLNLTDCSVVTKGVKVTFNGDVNGTDNSLFKLVGNNAATNVGIAILDKNKSKVLPGKGSIMYPTDMNNTITLDFYAYYQAINELVTSGSANSEVVFTLEYL, encoded by the coding sequence ATGAATGAGTTATCGTATTTCTATAAAAAAATAGCACAAGTTATGTTGTTATGGATATCCTTATTCTTTATTGCTTTTACTTTTGTCATTAAAAATGCAAATGCAGAATTAGCGAACGTCAATATTATTATCAAGGCGAATATTGTTGCGAATACTTGTAGAGTTAGCCCTGATTCAATAAATAAATTTGTTGATTTAGGTAAATGGGCAACGAAAGATTTTAAACAAAATAATATGACAGATCCTATTAAATTTACACTTAATCTAACGGATTGTAGTGTGGTAACGAAAGGCGTTAAGGTGACATTTAACGGTGATGTTAATGGCACTGATAATAGTTTGTTTAAACTGGTGGGAAATAATGCTGCAACTAATGTTGGTATTGCCATTTTAGATAAAAATAAAAGCAAAGTGTTGCCTGGTAAAGGAAGCATCATGTACCCAACTGATATGAATAATACTATCACACTTGACTTTTATGCTTACTATCAGGCTATTAATGAATTGGTAACGAGTGGAAGTGCTAATAGTGAAGTTGTGTTCACATTAGAATATCTTTAA
- a CDS encoding NAD(P)H-hydrate dehydratase, with protein MNEEQLLHAITHYPALYQRKSGNTHKGTFGTLGLVGSSEGMSGAIVLAGKSALKAGCGKVFLGFAQSQLPIPFIDSAPELMLKTAQTLINQQDISAWAIGCGLGLSANSEEILSTVLVQRNENRPYVFDADALVLMANFKSELSLNQHCVLTPHPKEASILLNCTLNDIQNNREEAAKEIAKIYHCWAIIKGQHTVVTSPKGEITINTTGNSGLSTAGSGDVLTGVMGSFLAQGMSMSDAVKSAVWIHGMSADLLVKKGIGPIGLTASELIDAIRNIRNQIWTLTQQHNANYFE; from the coding sequence ATGAATGAAGAACAACTATTACATGCCATCACTCATTATCCCGCACTTTATCAGCGCAAATCAGGAAATACACATAAGGGAACATTCGGCACATTAGGTCTTGTAGGTAGCTCAGAAGGAATGAGCGGTGCTATTGTATTAGCAGGTAAAAGTGCATTAAAAGCAGGGTGTGGGAAGGTATTTCTTGGTTTTGCTCAGTCACAACTTCCTATTCCTTTTATTGATAGTGCGCCAGAGCTTATGCTTAAAACAGCACAAACATTGATAAATCAGCAAGATATTTCTGCTTGGGCGATTGGGTGTGGATTGGGATTATCTGCAAATTCTGAAGAAATCTTATCAACAGTTTTAGTACAGCGTAATGAAAATAGACCTTATGTTTTTGATGCGGATGCATTAGTACTCATGGCCAATTTTAAATCAGAACTCTCACTTAATCAGCACTGTGTATTAACCCCACATCCTAAAGAAGCGTCTATTTTGCTTAATTGCACGCTAAATGATATTCAAAATAATAGAGAAGAAGCAGCGAAAGAAATTGCGAAGATTTATCATTGTTGGGCAATTATTAAAGGTCAACATACCGTAGTGACTTCTCCGAAAGGCGAAATCACAATTAATACAACCGGTAATAGTGGATTATCAACAGCAGGGAGTGGTGATGTGCTAACAGGCGTTATGGGCAGTTTTTTAGCACAAGGAATGTCAATGTCGGATGCGGTGAAAAGTGCCGTTTGGATACACGGAATGTCGGCAGATCTCTTAGTTAAAAAAGGTATTGGACCAATAGGATTAACTGCATCAGAATTGATTGATGCTATCCGAAATATTCGCAATCAAATATGGACGTTAACACAGCAACATAATGCAAACTATTTTGAATAA
- a CDS encoding HIT family protein: MDNCIFCQIVAGKAPCHKIWEDEHHLAFLSIFPNTKGFTVVIPKKHYPSYAFDLSDEALALLVIATKKVAKILDKTFPDVSRSGMFFEGFGVDHVHSKLSPMHGTGDMTKWAPIENKQKIFFDKYPGYLSSHDSERASDEELAQLAALIRKNSR, from the coding sequence ATGGATAATTGTATTTTCTGTCAAATCGTTGCTGGAAAGGCACCTTGCCATAAAATTTGGGAAGACGAGCACCACCTTGCATTTCTGTCTATATTTCCAAATACCAAAGGCTTTACCGTTGTTATTCCTAAAAAACACTATCCAAGTTACGCTTTTGATCTTAGTGATGAAGCCTTAGCTTTATTAGTGATTGCGACAAAAAAAGTGGCAAAAATCTTAGATAAAACATTTCCTGATGTTTCTCGTTCAGGAATGTTTTTTGAAGGATTTGGCGTTGATCATGTTCATAGCAAACTTAGTCCGATGCACGGTACTGGTGATATGACAAAATGGGCGCCTATTGAAAATAAACAGAAAATTTTCTTTGATAAATATCCGGGTTATCTTTCATCGCATGATTCTGAACGTGCTAGTGATGAAGAACTTGCACAATTAGCGGCGCTGATCAGAAAAAATAGCCGATAA
- a CDS encoding cytosine deaminase: MLGKNIEQINHARLVGKDGLWRITLKNNKIETIEPQPENNFHPEALDAQGGLVHAPFVEPHIHLDTTQTAGQPNWNQSGTLFEGIERWAERKALLTHDDVKQRAWQTLQWQIANGIQHVRTHVDVSDASLTALKAMLEVKEEIKPWVDLQIVAFPQEGILSYPNGDALLEEALKLGADVVGAIPHFEFTREYGVESLHKTFALAQKYDRLIDVHCDEIDDEQSRFVETVAALAHKENMGSRVTASHTTAMHSYNGAYTSRLFRLLRMSGINFVANPLVNIHLQGRFDTYPKRRGITRVKEMLESNINVCFGHDDVFDPWYPLGTANMLQVLHMGLHVCQLMGYGQIDNGLQLISYNSAKTLALTDYGVEIGNSANFIILPADNGFDALRRQVPVRYSIRHGKVIAQTEPAKTAIMLDKPTPVNYK, translated from the coding sequence ATGCTGGGTAAGAATATCGAACAAATTAATCATGCTCGTCTAGTTGGAAAAGACGGTTTGTGGCGTATTACGCTTAAGAACAATAAAATTGAAACGATAGAGCCACAACCTGAAAATAATTTTCATCCTGAAGCATTAGATGCGCAAGGTGGTTTAGTTCACGCTCCTTTTGTTGAACCTCATATTCATTTAGATACAACTCAAACCGCAGGGCAACCGAATTGGAATCAATCGGGAACGTTATTTGAAGGTATTGAGCGTTGGGCAGAAAGAAAAGCGTTGTTAACTCATGACGATGTTAAACAACGCGCATGGCAAACGCTTCAATGGCAAATTGCTAATGGTATTCAACATGTTAGAACCCATGTGGACGTTTCTGATGCATCACTCACAGCATTAAAAGCCATGCTGGAAGTGAAAGAAGAAATTAAACCTTGGGTTGATTTGCAAATTGTTGCTTTTCCGCAAGAAGGCATTTTATCTTATCCTAATGGTGACGCTTTATTAGAAGAAGCATTAAAATTAGGTGCGGATGTTGTTGGTGCTATTCCACACTTTGAATTTACGCGTGAATATGGTGTTGAATCACTGCATAAAACCTTTGCATTAGCACAAAAATACGATCGTTTAATAGATGTTCATTGTGATGAAATTGATGATGAACAATCTCGTTTTGTTGAAACTGTTGCCGCTTTAGCACATAAAGAAAATATGGGTTCAAGAGTGACAGCAAGTCATACAACCGCAATGCATTCTTATAATGGGGCTTATACTTCACGTTTATTCCGTTTATTAAGAATGTCGGGTATTAACTTTGTGGCAAACCCTTTGGTTAATATTCACTTGCAAGGTCGTTTTGATACTTATCCAAAGCGTCGTGGTATTACTCGTGTAAAAGAGATGCTAGAAAGCAATATTAATGTTTGTTTTGGTCATGATGATGTTTTTGATCCTTGGTATCCATTAGGCACAGCAAATATGCTCCAAGTTCTACATATGGGGCTGCATGTTTGCCAATTAATGGGTTATGGTCAAATTGATAATGGGTTACAGTTAATTAGCTATAACAGTGCGAAAACATTGGCTTTAACGGACTATGGTGTCGAAATAGGAAATAGTGCAAACTTTATTATTCTGCCTGCGGATAATGGATTTGATGCTTTACGTCGTCAAGTGCCTGTGCGTTATTCAATTCGTCACGGTAAAGTGATTGCACAAACAGAGCCTGCGAAAACAGCAATTATGTTAGATAAACCGACACCAGTTAATTATAAATAA
- a CDS encoding DUF2594 family protein, with translation MNEKFKTQADVETLAEEVACLKTLVTYMLKALGQADAGRVILNIERAIAEVDDEKQAETFRNTISQIKTAYRQ, from the coding sequence ATGAACGAAAAGTTTAAAACACAAGCAGATGTAGAAACATTGGCAGAAGAAGTGGCTTGCTTAAAAACACTAGTCACCTATATGTTAAAAGCATTAGGTCAAGCAGATGCTGGGCGTGTTATTTTAAATATTGAACGTGCTATTGCAGAAGTTGATGACGAAAAACAAGCAGAGACATTCCGTAATACGATTAGCCAAATTAAGACAGCCTATCGTCAATAA
- the codB gene encoding cytosine permease encodes MSQDNNYSQGPVPISARKGGLALTFVMLGLTFFSASMWTGGALGTGLSFNDFFLAVLIGNLLLGIYTAFLGFIGSKTGLTTHLLARYSFGIKGSWLPSFLLGGTQVGWFGVGVAMFAIPVGKATGIDINLLIAVSGILMTITVFFGISALTILSIIAVPAIAILGSYSVYLAIHDMGGLSTLMDVKPAQSLDFNLALAMVVGSFISAGTLTADFVRFGRNPKVAVVVAIIAFFLGNTLMFVFGAAGAASLGMADISDVMIAQGLLLPAIIVLGLNIWTTNDNALYASGLGFANITGLSSKKLSVINGIVGTLCALWLYNNFVGWLTFLSAAIPPVGGVIIADYLMNKARYNTFNAATMQSVNWVALLAVAIGIMAGHWLPGIVPVNAVLGGAISYAVLNPILNRRTARQAEISHAG; translated from the coding sequence GTGTCTCAGGACAACAATTATAGTCAGGGCCCTGTGCCCATATCCGCAAGAAAGGGTGGATTGGCGTTAACCTTTGTGATGTTGGGATTAACGTTTTTTTCAGCCAGTATGTGGACTGGCGGCGCTCTTGGTACTGGTCTTTCCTTTAATGATTTCTTCCTCGCAGTTCTAATTGGTAATCTTCTTCTTGGTATCTACACCGCATTTCTTGGTTTTATTGGTTCAAAAACAGGTCTTACTACTCATCTTCTCGCGCGTTACTCTTTCGGTATTAAAGGTTCTTGGCTTCCCTCATTTTTACTCGGTGGTACTCAGGTTGGTTGGTTTGGTGTGGGTGTGGCAATGTTTGCCATTCCGGTAGGAAAAGCCACTGGTATTGATATTAATCTCCTCATCGCCGTTTCCGGCATTTTAATGACCATCACTGTATTCTTCGGCATTTCTGCTCTCACCATTCTCTCTATCATTGCTGTTCCAGCTATCGCTATCCTTGGCAGTTACTCTGTTTATCTTGCTATACATGATATGGGCGGGCTTTCAACGTTAATGGACGTTAAACCCGCTCAGTCATTAGATTTCAATTTGGCGCTGGCAATGGTAGTCGGATCGTTTATTAGTGCGGGAACGCTTACGGCTGACTTTGTTCGCTTTGGACGAAACCCTAAAGTCGCAGTGGTAGTCGCAATTATTGCCTTCTTCTTAGGTAATACATTGATGTTTGTCTTTGGTGCTGCTGGTGCCGCCTCACTGGGAATGGCAGATATTTCGGATGTGATGATTGCGCAAGGATTATTACTTCCAGCGATTATCGTGCTCGGCTTAAATATTTGGACAACCAATGATAATGCGTTATATGCCTCTGGATTAGGCTTTGCCAATATTACAGGCTTATCAAGTAAAAAGCTTTCAGTGATAAATGGCATTGTCGGTACACTGTGTGCATTATGGCTCTATAATAACTTTGTAGGCTGGTTAACCTTTTTATCTGCTGCGATCCCACCTGTTGGTGGCGTTATTATTGCAGATTATCTGATGAACAAAGCACGCTATAACACCTTTAATGCTGCCACGATGCAATCGGTTAACTGGGTAGCGTTACTGGCAGTTGCAATTGGTATTATGGCAGGGCACTGGTTACCAGGCATCGTACCTGTTAATGCAGTATTAGGCGGTGCAATTAGTTATGCTGTGTTAAATCCAATATTAAATCGTCGTACAGCTCGACAAGCGGAGATAAGTCATGCTGGGTAA
- a CDS encoding pyridoxal phosphate-dependent aminotransferase: MNRRSFLTSSSLVIGGLSLSSFVSSAYANETLKNKLVFNAENPLLLNFNENSLGMSQKAKQAIIDALPNAFRYPDDARSALISELGNEFKLSDKHITLGNGSSETIQAAVQYVANKGQKEGKAVQLIVPDPTFNYAELYAEPLGVKIVKVPVDNTLAFDLVTMQKKAQEFDGISMVYLCNPNNPTAMLTPTAALTNWVKSAKENVFFIIDEAYAEFVSTPEFTSAIALVEAGYKNLIVTRTFSKIYALAGLRVGYGVAVPEVIADVDVFVSIDNTNTAGAVAALASLKDKAYVEYSRKSIDVSRQMVIDVLKELNIEYAPSHANFIFHKVKGDVKTYQNRMKDANIMVGREFPPALGWSRLTLGTPEEMSYFVSTLKAFRAKGWI; this comes from the coding sequence ATGAATCGTCGGTCATTTTTAACTTCATCAAGCTTAGTGATTGGTGGTCTTTCATTAAGTTCATTTGTTAGCTCTGCTTATGCCAATGAAACACTAAAAAATAAATTGGTTTTTAATGCAGAAAATCCGTTATTGCTAAATTTTAATGAAAATTCACTTGGTATGTCGCAAAAAGCAAAACAGGCAATTATTGATGCTTTACCCAATGCTTTTAGATATCCCGACGATGCGCGTAGTGCATTAATTAGCGAGCTGGGTAACGAATTTAAACTTTCAGATAAACATATCACTTTGGGAAATGGCTCATCTGAGACAATTCAAGCAGCAGTTCAATATGTCGCTAATAAAGGTCAAAAAGAAGGTAAAGCCGTTCAGCTTATTGTGCCTGATCCTACTTTTAATTATGCCGAGCTTTATGCAGAACCTTTAGGTGTAAAAATCGTTAAAGTACCCGTTGATAATACTTTAGCTTTCGATTTAGTAACCATGCAGAAAAAAGCGCAAGAGTTTGATGGCATCAGCATGGTGTATTTATGTAATCCTAATAATCCAACCGCGATGTTAACGCCAACTGCTGCTTTAACGAACTGGGTAAAATCAGCAAAAGAGAATGTCTTTTTTATTATTGATGAAGCTTATGCCGAGTTTGTTTCAACGCCTGAATTTACCAGTGCTATTGCATTAGTTGAAGCGGGTTATAAAAACCTGATTGTGACTCGTACTTTCTCTAAAATTTATGCTTTAGCTGGGCTACGTGTCGGTTATGGTGTTGCCGTACCTGAAGTTATTGCCGATGTTGATGTGTTTGTTTCTATTGATAATACCAACACTGCGGGTGCAGTGGCTGCATTAGCTTCATTAAAAGATAAAGCCTATGTGGAATATAGCCGCAAATCGATTGATGTTTCTCGCCAAATGGTAATTGATGTCTTAAAAGAGCTAAATATTGAATATGCACCTTCTCATGCGAACTTTATATTCCATAAAGTGAAAGGCGATGTAAAAACCTATCAAAATAGAATGAAAGACGCGAACATTATGGTTGGTCGTGAATTTCCACCCGCTTTGGGCTGGAGTCGTTTAACGTTAGGGACACCAGAAGAGATGAGCTATTTTGTTTCTACATTAAAAGCCTTTAGAGCTAAAGGTTGGATTTAA
- a CDS encoding low molecular weight protein tyrosine phosphatase family protein: MNILFICSKNQWRSPTAELLFADREGINTLSAGTRKDAQCVVDNELLKWADLVLVMESKHLNRLSAHFPAAMRYKKAHVLGISDNYRFNDPALIELLEQKVRPYLPMEAQLQTK; this comes from the coding sequence ATGAATATCTTATTTATTTGCAGTAAAAATCAATGGCGAAGCCCGACCGCAGAACTGTTGTTTGCAGATAGAGAAGGCATTAATACACTTTCAGCGGGTACGCGCAAAGATGCGCAATGTGTGGTTGATAATGAATTACTAAAATGGGCTGATTTAGTGCTTGTCATGGAATCTAAACATTTAAATCGATTATCTGCACATTTTCCGGCAGCCATGCGCTATAAAAAAGCCCATGTATTAGGAATATCTGATAATTATCGCTTTAATGATCCGGCATTAATTGAACTCCTCGAACAGAAAGTTCGGCCTTATTTACCAATGGAAGCACAGCTTCAAACTAAATAA
- the hemB gene encoding porphobilinogen synthase — protein sequence MSNEQSIQRLRRLRQSENLRALFQETTLTKNDLALPIFVEEGLDDYQPIKSMPGVVRIPEKRLAYEIERIAKAGIKTVMTFGVSHHLDETGSDAWKSDGLVSRMSRICKDAVPEMIVMSDTCFCEYTSHGHCGVLHGEHVDNDETIYNLGLQAVAAAQAGADFIAPSAAMDGQVAAIRAALDKAGFSDTGIVSYSTKFASALYGPFRDAAGSRLIGDRKTYQMNPMNRREAIRESLIDEQEGADMLMVKPAGAYLDIIRDVRERTLLPLAAYQISGEYAQIKFAALAGAIDEDRVVMETLGSIKRAGADLILSYFALDLAERNLL from the coding sequence GTGAGCAACGAACAATCCATCCAGCGTTTAAGAAGACTACGCCAGTCCGAAAACCTGCGCGCGCTCTTTCAAGAAACAACACTGACTAAAAATGATCTCGCTCTGCCTATCTTTGTAGAAGAAGGGCTTGATGATTACCAACCGATTAAAAGCATGCCAGGTGTCGTTCGTATTCCTGAAAAACGTCTTGCTTATGAAATTGAACGTATTGCAAAGGCTGGCATTAAAACTGTCATGACTTTTGGGGTATCCCATCACCTTGATGAAACAGGAAGTGATGCTTGGAAAAGTGATGGCTTAGTTTCTCGCATGTCTCGTATTTGTAAAGATGCAGTACCAGAAATGATTGTCATGTCTGATACCTGTTTTTGTGAATACACATCGCATGGTCACTGTGGTGTTTTACATGGTGAACATGTTGATAATGACGAAACTATCTATAATTTAGGGCTTCAAGCGGTTGCTGCTGCACAAGCGGGTGCTGATTTTATTGCGCCATCAGCAGCAATGGACGGTCAAGTTGCCGCTATTCGTGCCGCTCTTGATAAAGCAGGATTTAGCGACACCGGTATTGTTTCTTATTCGACTAAATTTGCTTCTGCCTTATATGGTCCTTTCCGTGATGCAGCAGGCTCTCGCTTAATTGGTGATCGTAAAACTTATCAAATGAATCCAATGAACCGCCGTGAAGCGATCCGTGAATCATTAATTGATGAGCAAGAAGGCGCTGATATGCTGATGGTAAAACCAGCGGGTGCTTATTTAGATATTATTCGTGATGTACGTGAACGCACTTTATTACCTTTAGCCGCTTATCAAATCAGCGGTGAATATGCTCAAATTAAATTTGCAGCATTAGCTGGTGCAATCGATGAAGATCGTGTGGTAATGGAAACTTTAGGCTCAATAAAACGCGCAGGTGCAGATTTAATTCTGTCTTACTTTGCGCTTGATTTAGCGGAAAGAAACCTTCTGTAA